Below is a genomic region from Pectobacterium polaris.
CGTGAACTCTCACCGCTAAAACGCATTACCGCCGAGCTTCAACAGCGTTCACCAGATGAAAGCACGCCGCTGGCGACGCAGCACATCCCGCAAGAAGTTCGCCCGTTGGTCAACGCATTAAACCACCTGTTTTCCCGCATCAGCGACATGCTGGTTCGTGAACGTCGTTTTACCTCCGATGCAGCTCACGAATTACGTAGCCCGTTGGCAGCGTTGAAAGTTCAAACTGAAGTCGCACAGCTGGCGCATGATGATGAAGCCATGCGGCATCATGCGTTGGTCAATCTAGATAAAGGCATCGATCGGGCCACACGGCTGGTGGATCAGCTCCTGACGCTGTCGCGGCTGGATGCCGAATCGTCCCCCGCAGGGATGCAGCCCATCCAGTTTAATGAACTACTGCAACAGGCGGTGATCGCGCATTACCACACGGCGCAAACCGCGGGTATCGAGCTGACGCTGGATTTACCGGATACTCCGGTTATCCGGCAGGGCCACCCGCTGCTGCTGACTCTGCTGGTACGCAATCTGCTGGATAATGCTATTCGCTACAGCCATGAAGGAGGAACGGTAAGCCTGACGCTGACAGAGCGCGGCTTTCAGGTTGCCGATAACGGACCGGGCATTAGCGAGGAGGTGCTGGCAAGAATTGGCGAACGCTTTTATCGTCCGCCGGGGCAGGAGAAATCCGGCAGCGGTCTGGGGATTTCTATCGTGAACAACATCGCCAAACTGCACCACATGCGGGTCACGTTCACCAATCAGCCAAAAGGCGGGCTGGTTGTCGCCATAAATTGGTAAAGGCTATTCTCTCTACCATTAAGCAACATGGCCCAACCAACCAACAGCGACTCGTTGTTTGTTATTAGGGAAACACGGGGATGAGGTTCCCGCAGGGACGCCTCGCCCCGTGGTCGACCGTGTATCTCGATCTTATCCCAACATAACGCCCTAATAGTGGGATCACTTAAATCTCGACCTGTATCCCTAACTCAATCAGCCTGTTCGGCGGTATTTCAAACTGATCCGCCGCCCGCAGCGCATTGCGGCTGAGCATCATGAATAGCTTACCGCGCAAGCGCAGATACCACGGGCGCTCACCGATAATCAGCGACTCATTGGACATAAAGAAAGACGTTTCCATCATTTGGCAGGTTAACCCATCCTGCCAGCAGCGCTGAAAGACCTCTTCCACATCCGGCGTCTCACGCCAGCCATAGTTGGCAATCACGCGCCAGAACGTCGGCGAAAGCTGTTCAACCGTCACGCGACGCGCGTTCAGCACATAGGGCGCATCCTCTGTTCGCATGGTCAACAGCACCACGCGCTCATGCAGGATTTTATTGTGCTTAAGGTTATGCAGCAGCGCGAATGGAATTACACGAGTCGCGCGCGAGAAATACACGGCGGTCCCCGGCACACGCGTCGGCGGCGTTTTCTCCAGCGAGGCAATCATGGCATCCAGCGAATTACCATGCTCATGCAGCCGGCGCAGCAGCCTGAAGCGCTCGCTTTTCCACGTCGTCATGATGATAAACATCACCATACCCAACGCCAGCGGCAGCCAGCCGCCGGAGAGGATCTTGACCACGTTTGCCAAAAACATCGGCACGTCAATAATCAGCAGGCCCGCCAGCAACACCCACGCCAGATAGCGATTCCAGAGCCAATTCTTCACCGCCACCGTACAGAACAGAATGCTGGTAATCACCATCGTACCCGTTACCGCAATCCCGTAAGCCGCTGCCAGGTTGCTTGAATGCTCAAAGCTGACAATCACGATGACGACCGCGATATAGAGCATCCAGTTAATAGCAGGAATATAAATCTGACCGGATTCCATATCTGACGTGTGTACGATACGCATCGGCGGCAAATAGCCCAGCCGCACCGCCTGACGAGTCAGGGAGAAAACACCGGAAATCACCGCCTGCGAGGCAATGATTGTCGCCAGCGTGGCCAATATCATCAGCGGAATCAGCGCCCAGTCTGGCGCCAGCAGGAAGAAGGGGTTCTTGATGGCTTCAGGATCTTTTAACAGCAACGCGCCCTGCCCGAAGTAATTTAACACCAGCGATGGCAGCACCACCGTAAACCAGGCCAGACGAATGGGGAATTTACCGAAGTGGCCCATATCAGCATACAGTGCCTCGACCCCGGTAATCGCCAGCACTACAGCGCCCAGCGCGAAGAACGACACCGCTTTATATTCGATAAAGAAGCGCACAGCGTACATCGGGTTCAACGCCTGTAAGACTTCGGGGTTCGCAATGATGCTGCGCGCACCCAGTACGCCAAGCGTCAAAAACCAAATCAGCATCACGGGCGCAAACAGCTTGCCGACGCTACCTGTACCGTGTTTTTGAATGATAAACAGTAATGTCAGAACGACAATTGAGAGTGGAACGATATAGCTGTCCATCGACGGCGCGGCGATTTCTAGCCCCTCCATCGCCGACATCACCGAGATGGCCGGCGTGATGACCACTTCTCCATAGAAGAAGCTGCCGCCAATCAACCCCATGATGACCAGCACGGACGTCATGCGATCGGAGGTATTGCGCCCGGCTAATGACATTAATGTCAGAATCCCACCTTCGCCTGCGTTATCGGCACGCATCACATAGGTCAGGTATTTCAGCGAAACAACAAGGACCAACAGCCAAAAGATCAGTGAAAGAAAGCCAAAGACCGAGTCAGGTTCGACCCCAAAACCAAACTGCCCTGATAAACATTCCCTTAACGTATAAAGAGGGCTGGTTCCTATATCTCCATAAACCACCCCGATGGCCGCCAGCGTGACAGCCGGAAGCGAACGTTTATGTTCTGAGCTCATATCTATCTTCTGTTGTTAATCAGTCCGCGAAGCGCGTCATTCACAGCAACTCGTCCAAGAGCGCACAGTATGCACAAATCAGGGTAAAAACCCATTTTTATTGTGCGGTCACCTGTATACGAAACATCCTGTAAAAGGTGGTTTATTGCTTACTTACCCCGTTAGGGTGAATAATCCGTAAAAGTATTCTAATAAAAAACTGTGATCTGCCGTTTATTATTACTATTGTCTTTCTGAAAGTAGGGTTTTTCTGAGACACCGCTTTCAGTCGAGCAACCAGATTCAAAAATAAACGATTTCGGTACATCACATCATGGGACTAACGGATTAATTATGCGTCAAACCGCGGCATTGGCTGAAAGAATTTCTCGTCTCAGTCATGCGCTAGAGCACGGACTCTACGAAAGACAGCACGCCATTCGTCTCTGTCTGCTGGCAGCGCTAAGCGGAGAAAGTGTTTTTCTCCTGGGGCCGCCGGGTATAGCCAAAAGTATGATCGCACGACGTCTTAAATTCGCTTTTCGTCATGCGAACGCGTTCGAGTACCTGATGACCCGCTTTTCCACCCCGGAAGAGGTATTCGGTCCCCTTTCTATTCAGGCATTAAAAGACGAAGGCCGCTATCAGCGTCTGACCGCGGGTTACCTGCCGGAAGCCGAAATCGTGTTTCTGGATGAGATCTGGAAAGCGGGCCCCGCCATTTTGAATACCCTGCTGACGGCCATTAACGAGCGGCGTTTCCGTAATGGCAACAGCGAAGACACCATCCCAATGCGCCTGCTGGTCGCCGCGTCGAATGAACTGCCGGAAGCGGATGGCGGTCTGGAAGCGCTCTATGACCGAATGCTCATCCGTCTGTGGCTCGATCGCGTGCAGGAAAAACAGAATTTCCGTGCGCTGCTCGTGAATAACAGCAGCGAACGCGATAACCCCGTCCCGCCCGCTCTCAGCGTCAGCAATGAAGAATACCAACAGTGGCAGAAGGATATTGAGCACGTCGC
It encodes:
- the qseC gene encoding quorum sensing histidine kinase QseC, with the protein product MNRLSLRLRLIAGFTLLTLLCWGVASLLSWHQTRHNINELFDTQQMLFAKHLATMNPDELRIQSVSLPKTKSLVHENQGKQEDDALAFAIFTRDGKMVLNDGDNGKDFIFNYTRNGFTDGRLRDDNDAWRIVWLTTADNRYVVAVGQEWEYRQDMTLDIVKTNLMPWLFALPIMLALLFWLVTRELSPLKRITAELQQRSPDESTPLATQHIPQEVRPLVNALNHLFSRISDMLVRERRFTSDAAHELRSPLAALKVQTEVAQLAHDDEAMRHHALVNLDKGIDRATRLVDQLLTLSRLDAESSPAGMQPIQFNELLQQAVIAHYHTAQTAGIELTLDLPDTPVIRQGHPLLLTLLVRNLLDNAIRYSHEGGTVSLTLTERGFQVADNGPGISEEVLARIGERFYRPPGQEKSGSGLGISIVNNIAKLHHMRVTFTNQPKGGLVVAINW
- the kup gene encoding low affinity potassium transporter Kup, which codes for MSSEHKRSLPAVTLAAIGVVYGDIGTSPLYTLRECLSGQFGFGVEPDSVFGFLSLIFWLLVLVVSLKYLTYVMRADNAGEGGILTLMSLAGRNTSDRMTSVLVIMGLIGGSFFYGEVVITPAISVMSAMEGLEIAAPSMDSYIVPLSIVVLTLLFIIQKHGTGSVGKLFAPVMLIWFLTLGVLGARSIIANPEVLQALNPMYAVRFFIEYKAVSFFALGAVVLAITGVEALYADMGHFGKFPIRLAWFTVVLPSLVLNYFGQGALLLKDPEAIKNPFFLLAPDWALIPLMILATLATIIASQAVISGVFSLTRQAVRLGYLPPMRIVHTSDMESGQIYIPAINWMLYIAVVIVIVSFEHSSNLAAAYGIAVTGTMVITSILFCTVAVKNWLWNRYLAWVLLAGLLIIDVPMFLANVVKILSGGWLPLALGMVMFIIMTTWKSERFRLLRRLHEHGNSLDAMIASLEKTPPTRVPGTAVYFSRATRVIPFALLHNLKHNKILHERVVLLTMRTEDAPYVLNARRVTVEQLSPTFWRVIANYGWRETPDVEEVFQRCWQDGLTCQMMETSFFMSNESLIIGERPWYLRLRGKLFMMLSRNALRAADQFEIPPNRLIELGIQVEI